The Halopelagius inordinatus genomic interval GGCGTGCGCCTCCGCGCGTTCGTCGTCGGAACGGCCGTCGGAGAGACGCCGTGGGCGCTCGCGGGCGTCCTCGCGGGCGCGTCGGCGGAGACGCTCGCCGCGGGCGACGTGGCCGGGGCGATGGACGTTCGGCTCGCCGCCGCGACGGCGTTCGTCGCGGCGGTTCTCGTGGCACCGACGCTCTACGAGTGGTACGGCGAGCGAACCCGAGACGGGGACGCCGCCTGACGCGGGCGGCAGACGAGAGACCGACAACGGAGAGAGCCGAGAGCGGTTCGACTAGTCGAGGAGCGACTCGCCGGTCATCGTCTCGGGTTGGTCGATATCCATCAGTTCCAACATCGTCGGCGCGACGTCACAGAGCGACCCGTCGGCGCGGACGCGCCGGCCGCCGTCCGTGCCGTCCGGCGCGAGGTAGACGAACGGAACCGGATTCGTCGTGTGCGCGGTGAAGGGACTCTCTGCGGTCCCCATGTCGTCTGCGTTCCCGTGGTCTGCGGTGAGGAGGAGGTGCCCGCCCGCGCGTCGGACGGCGGTCGCCAGGCGGCCCAACTGCTCGTCCACCGCTTCGACCGCGGCGATGGCGGCGTCGAAGTCGCCCGTGTGGCCGACCATGTCGGGATTCGCGTAGTTGAGCACGAGCGCGTCCGGGTCCTCGGAGTCGATGACGGAGATGGCGGTGTCTGTCACCTCTTCGGCGTTCATCTCCGGTTGCATGTCGTACGTCGGCACGTCCGGGCTCTCCACGATGCGTCGAATCTCGCCGTCGAACTTCACCTCGCGGCCGCCGTTGAGAAAGTAGGTGACGTGAGCGTACTTCTCGGACTCCGCGAGGCGAAGTTGCGTCTTGCCCTCCCGCGAGAGAACCTCGCCGAGCGTGTCTTTCGGGTCCTCCGGGGGGTACGCGACGGGGAACTCGAACGTCTCGTCGTACTCGGTCATCGTCGCGAGGTGGACGTTCGGCGGGTCGATCTCGAAGGGGAGGTCCTCCGGACGCAGGTCCGCGAGCATGCTGACCATCTGTCGGGCGCGGTCAGGTCGGAAGTTGAAGAAGAAGACGGCGTCGCCGTCGTCCAGCGCCGGGCGACCCGAGACCAGCGTGGGTTCGATGAACTCGTCGGTTTCGGTGCGGTCGTACGACTGTCTGACCGCCTCGGTGGCGGTCGGTGCCTCGTGTTCGGCCTCCCTCTCGACGATGGCGTCGTAGGCGCGCTTCGTCCGCTCCCAGTTTCGGTCGCGGTCCATCGCGAAGTACCGCCCGGAGACGGTTGCCACGTCGCCCGTGCCGTTCTGCTCTACGGCGGACTCCAGTTCCTCGATGTATCCGAGACCGCTCTGGGGGTCCGTGTCGCGCCCGTCGGTGAACGCGTGCGTGACGGCGTCGACGCCTCGGTCCGCCGCGAGTTCGATGAGTGCGTGCAGGTGCAACTGCTGGGAGTGGACGCCGCCCGCGCTGACGAGGCCCATGAAGTGGACGCGGCCGCCCGTCTCCTCGACGTGGTCGAACGCGCCGTTTATCGCGTCGTTCTCCTCGAAACTCCCG includes:
- the gpmI gene encoding 2,3-bisphosphoglycerate-independent phosphoglycerate mutase, with the protein product MQAALVILDGWGLANHDRRDAVSAAETPNFDRYVQDGASGSLSVSGRRVGLPEGQMGNSEVGHLNIGAGRVVKQAYTRINDSIDDGSFEENDAINGAFDHVEETGGRVHFMGLVSAGGVHSQQLHLHALIELAADRGVDAVTHAFTDGRDTDPQSGLGYIEELESAVEQNGTGDVATVSGRYFAMDRDRNWERTKRAYDAIVEREAEHEAPTATEAVRQSYDRTETDEFIEPTLVSGRPALDDGDAVFFFNFRPDRARQMVSMLADLRPEDLPFEIDPPNVHLATMTEYDETFEFPVAYPPEDPKDTLGEVLSREGKTQLRLAESEKYAHVTYFLNGGREVKFDGEIRRIVESPDVPTYDMQPEMNAEEVTDTAISVIDSEDPDALVLNYANPDMVGHTGDFDAAIAAVEAVDEQLGRLATAVRRAGGHLLLTADHGNADDMGTAESPFTAHTTNPVPFVYLAPDGTDGGRRVRADGSLCDVAPTMLELMDIDQPETMTGESLLD